The Pseudodesulfovibrio sp. zrk46 genome contains a region encoding:
- a CDS encoding DUF368 domain-containing protein, with amino-acid sequence MTIKEAFMASPGPDSAKSGLLLWAKGFCMGGADIIPGVSGGTIAFITGIYTQLVDAIRSFDVSFARKLFSLDIAGAVAGVHIRFIACLLFGILAAVVSMARVMHYMLNVHPIEIWSVFFGLIAASIYVVGREIKPMNAANAGFVMLGAVGSFMLIGMIPVTTPETLPFIFLCGAIAICAMILPGISGAFLLLMLGKYEYITGTLKNPFAADNLLVIGVFAAGACAGIVFFSRVLHYLLHRWQAPTIAVLTGFMLGALRKVWPWKEVLESISIRGKVHVLREQNILPTVDGDLFFAIALAVAGVVVVLLLDKISRSKS; translated from the coding sequence ATGACTATCAAAGAAGCTTTCATGGCCAGCCCCGGGCCTGATTCTGCCAAGAGTGGACTGCTCTTGTGGGCTAAGGGGTTTTGCATGGGCGGGGCTGATATTATCCCAGGCGTTTCTGGTGGTACCATTGCCTTTATAACGGGAATTTATACTCAGCTAGTTGATGCTATTCGTTCCTTTGATGTGTCTTTTGCGCGTAAGTTATTTTCTTTGGACATTGCTGGCGCTGTCGCTGGCGTGCACATTCGCTTTATTGCCTGCTTATTGTTTGGCATTCTTGCAGCTGTGGTTTCAATGGCTCGGGTGATGCATTATATGCTTAATGTACATCCTATTGAGATTTGGTCTGTTTTCTTTGGTCTTATTGCGGCGTCGATCTATGTAGTAGGGCGAGAGATCAAGCCAATGAATGCTGCGAATGCGGGATTTGTTATGCTTGGTGCTGTGGGGAGTTTCATGCTGATTGGTATGATACCTGTGACCACTCCTGAGACTCTCCCGTTTATTTTTCTGTGTGGTGCTATTGCTATATGCGCTATGATTTTGCCTGGAATCAGTGGGGCGTTCTTGCTCCTTATGCTTGGCAAGTACGAGTATATCACTGGTACTCTTAAGAATCCCTTTGCTGCGGATAATCTCTTGGTTATCGGTGTGTTTGCAGCTGGCGCATGTGCTGGAATTGTCTTTTTTTCGAGGGTGTTGCACTACTTGCTACATCGGTGGCAAGCGCCAACAATTGCAGTCTTGACCGGTTTCATGCTGGGAGCTTTGCGAAAGGTCTGGCCTTGGAAGGAAGTGCTAGAGTCGATTTCCATTCGGGGTAAGGTGCATGTTCTTAGAGAACAAAATATCTTGCCAACTGTGGATGGGGACTTATTTTTTGCGATAGCCTTGGCTGTGGCCGGGGTGGTCGTTGTACTGCTGTTGGATAAGATTTCCCGTAGCAAGTCATAA
- the lon gene encoding endopeptidase La, with protein MPTFGFDGKKSPEAMTLPMMSLREVVMFPRSIVPLFVGREASIKAIETAVADYGKQIFLVTQKTPEKEHPEADDLYELGTVSKILQMLRLPDGTIKVLFEGVSRAKWDPEQSKLIYEDVEEGEYPQAHVTMVEESDEVTPEAKAMVRAVHEALDEFGKVNKKVAPEAILAMSTLKDPGQLADQVMPHLKIDFTRKQEILEIMDPTERLERVYELLLGEIEIVSIEKRVKGRVKDQMEKNQREYYLNEQVKAINKEMGREDDPLAEASELEEQLDAKPMGDETRERVRKELKKLRTMQPSSAEYTVVRNYIDWVLDLPWNKHKDDKDTDIAEARKILDEDHFGLEKPKERILEYLAVQTLVESMKGPILCFVGPPGVGKTSIARSIARSMDREFIRLSLGGVRDEAEIRGHRRTYVGAMPGKIIQSLKRVKNSNPVICLDEVDKMSADFRGDPSAALLEVLDPEQNYAFNDHYLDLDYDLSKVFFITTANNLEGIPLPLQDRMEIIRLPGYLETEKVEIARDFLLPKQVEQHGLKPENIKLSENAILDIVRHYTREAGVRNLEREIASVCRKSAMKIVEDNDRDKVIHVTKQSLEKMLGVTKFSHGEREKEAQVGVCNGLAWTQLGGEMLLVEVALMPGKGKVEITGKLGDVMQESARAAVSYIRARSDLLGLKPDFNTKVDIHIHVPDGATPKDGPSAGITLTTALISALLNIPVRHDIAMTGEITLRGRVLPIGGLREKLLAAHRGLIKTVLIPSENEKNLKDVPKEILKDLEVIPVKTMDEVIERALEKGGEPVLITQHGEPPVANDLLKDDQRKPARQ; from the coding sequence ATGCCGACTTTTGGTTTTGACGGCAAGAAATCCCCTGAAGCCATGACTCTCCCAATGATGTCTCTGAGGGAAGTAGTCATGTTTCCTCGGTCCATTGTGCCCCTGTTTGTGGGGCGCGAGGCCTCTATTAAGGCCATTGAGACCGCTGTAGCCGATTACGGCAAGCAGATTTTTCTGGTTACTCAAAAGACTCCGGAAAAGGAGCATCCTGAGGCGGATGACCTGTATGAACTTGGTACGGTCAGCAAGATTCTTCAGATGTTGCGTTTACCTGATGGTACCATCAAGGTGCTCTTTGAAGGTGTTTCTCGTGCCAAATGGGACCCGGAGCAAAGTAAGCTTATATATGAAGACGTCGAAGAAGGGGAGTATCCCCAGGCTCACGTAACTATGGTTGAGGAGTCTGATGAGGTAACTCCTGAAGCCAAGGCAATGGTGAGAGCTGTTCATGAGGCCTTGGACGAGTTTGGCAAGGTAAACAAGAAGGTTGCCCCTGAAGCCATTCTTGCCATGTCTACCCTCAAAGACCCTGGACAGTTGGCTGACCAAGTTATGCCACATCTCAAGATCGATTTTACTCGAAAGCAAGAAATTCTTGAAATCATGGACCCCACCGAGAGGTTGGAGCGTGTCTATGAACTTCTGCTGGGTGAAATTGAGATTGTCTCCATTGAGAAGCGTGTCAAAGGGCGCGTGAAAGATCAGATGGAGAAGAATCAGCGCGAATACTATTTGAATGAACAGGTCAAGGCCATCAACAAAGAGATGGGCCGCGAAGATGATCCTCTGGCAGAGGCTTCGGAGCTCGAAGAGCAGCTCGATGCAAAGCCCATGGGGGACGAAACTCGCGAGCGTGTTCGTAAGGAGCTTAAGAAGCTTCGTACCATGCAGCCGAGTAGCGCTGAATATACTGTGGTTCGTAACTACATCGACTGGGTGCTTGATCTTCCCTGGAACAAGCATAAGGACGACAAGGATACGGATATCGCTGAAGCTCGCAAGATTCTCGATGAAGATCATTTTGGTCTCGAGAAGCCCAAGGAGCGTATTCTCGAATATCTGGCTGTCCAGACTTTGGTTGAGTCCATGAAGGGGCCTATCCTCTGTTTTGTTGGTCCTCCCGGTGTTGGTAAGACGTCCATTGCCCGTTCGATTGCCCGTTCCATGGATCGCGAGTTTATTCGTCTTTCTTTGGGTGGTGTGCGAGATGAGGCTGAAATCCGTGGGCATCGTCGTACTTACGTTGGCGCCATGCCCGGTAAGATTATTCAGTCTCTCAAGCGCGTGAAGAACAGCAATCCCGTCATCTGTCTGGATGAGGTGGATAAGATGTCTGCAGACTTCCGTGGCGATCCGTCTGCCGCACTTCTTGAAGTGCTTGACCCTGAGCAGAACTACGCATTTAACGATCACTATCTGGACCTTGATTATGATCTGTCCAAAGTCTTTTTCATAACTACTGCCAACAATCTCGAAGGCATTCCTTTGCCGTTGCAGGACCGTATGGAGATCATTCGCCTGCCCGGTTATTTGGAAACTGAAAAGGTTGAGATTGCACGAGACTTCCTGCTGCCCAAGCAGGTTGAACAACATGGACTTAAGCCAGAGAACATCAAGCTCTCTGAGAATGCGATCCTTGACATCGTTCGTCATTACACCCGTGAAGCCGGTGTTCGTAATCTGGAGCGCGAGATAGCATCCGTCTGTCGTAAATCTGCTATGAAGATCGTTGAAGATAATGATCGTGATAAGGTGATTCACGTCACTAAGCAGTCGCTGGAGAAGATGCTTGGCGTAACCAAGTTCTCTCATGGTGAACGCGAGAAGGAAGCACAGGTTGGCGTCTGTAATGGTTTGGCCTGGACTCAACTCGGTGGCGAGATGTTGCTGGTTGAAGTGGCCCTCATGCCAGGTAAAGGCAAAGTTGAGATAACTGGTAAGCTCGGCGACGTTATGCAGGAATCTGCTCGCGCTGCTGTTTCCTACATTCGTGCCCGTTCTGATCTTCTTGGGCTTAAGCCCGACTTTAATACGAAGGTGGATATCCATATCCACGTTCCGGATGGAGCGACTCCGAAGGATGGGCCTAGTGCTGGTATCACGCTTACAACTGCATTGATTTCCGCATTGCTGAATATCCCTGTACGTCATGACATCGCCATGACCGGTGAGATCACCCTCCGTGGTCGCGTGTTGCCCATCGGTGGCCTGCGTGAAAAGCTTCTCGCTGCTCATCGTGGTCTTATTAAGACTGTCCTTATTCCTTCTGAGAATGAGAAGAACCTCAAGGATGTTCCCAAGGAAATCCTTAAGGACCTCGAAGTCATTCCGGTTAAGACTATGGACGAAGTCATTGAAAGGGCGCTTGAGAAGGGCGGTGAGCCCGTTCTCATTACTCAGCATGGAGAACCGCCGGTAGCAAATGATCTTCTTAAGGATGATCAGCGTAAGCCCGCGCGTCAATAA
- a CDS encoding CBS domain-containing protein: MLVKDLMSSPVFSLKENDSLHSARSLMDLQRIRHIPIVTVDNTFTGLITHRDILSATISKLAELDPETQKEIDSGIPIREIMRTDIATVEEETPLKDAAQILLNHKYGCLPVIHEGELSGIVTEADFLRLTINLMDALNESQ, from the coding sequence ATGCTGGTCAAGGATTTGATGTCATCGCCCGTTTTCTCGCTCAAGGAGAACGATTCGTTGCATAGTGCTCGCTCCCTTATGGACCTCCAACGAATCCGTCATATTCCTATCGTAACAGTAGACAACACCTTCACTGGCCTTATTACCCATCGAGACATACTATCAGCCACTATCTCCAAACTGGCCGAGCTTGACCCGGAAACCCAGAAGGAAATCGACTCTGGGATACCCATTCGTGAGATTATGCGAACTGATATCGCCACCGTAGAGGAAGAAACACCACTCAAGGATGCTGCACAAATACTACTGAACCACAAATACGGTTGCTTACCAGTCATCCATGAAGGAGAACTCTCGGGGATAGTAACTGAAGCAGACTTTCTTCGCTTAACCATCAACCTGATGGATGCACTGAACGAGTCCCAGTAA
- a CDS encoding septum formation initiator family protein, whose protein sequence is MHGRIAIIALLLLINLFLLFRLVWSDQGVFAYLELKNRYEILQARIDDVDGKSLDLSQEIRRLKSDKGYQEKVIRERMNFVKKDEILYIFPDETANTSGEGSDDQEN, encoded by the coding sequence ATGCATGGACGTATCGCCATTATCGCTCTGCTTCTCCTTATTAATCTGTTTCTTCTATTCAGATTGGTTTGGAGTGATCAGGGCGTTTTCGCGTATTTGGAACTCAAGAACCGTTATGAGATTCTTCAGGCACGGATAGACGATGTCGACGGGAAAAGCCTGGATTTAAGTCAGGAAATCCGTCGTCTTAAATCAGATAAAGGTTACCAGGAAAAAGTCATTCGAGAACGAATGAATTTCGTTAAGAAAGACGAGATCTTATATATATTCCCCGACGAGACCGCCAACACCAGCGGAGAAGGAAGCGATGACCAAGAAAATTGA
- a CDS encoding M23 family metallopeptidase, with translation MKKESSKSFPLILTVVIVMLALGAGAFLLFKDTVPPTIAIGPEITNVGKGSQLTITVADPGSGLKTLEIVGLQNGKTIPLINKTFPGGVMQVEEVIDLAKGQLKEGQFTIQVKTEDASLYPFGVSGVATAERAYSFDATPPRIYVQSHTNNMNQGGAGFMVYALSEEADKTGIRVGERFFPGYLQSDDNGKYLYYCLFAHPWDTSIADFKPVIEASDKAGNITKRSFNFHTNARKFRRDKINLSDRFMERTIPEFQNDVPSQKTPLEQYLYINNQIRKANRDQLLEFSRQTSPAMMWSGTFKRLPNAANRARFADARDYMYKGKKVDHQTHLGLDLASLKHAPVPAGNDGKIIYADFLGIYGNVVVIDHGLGLQTLYAHLSSISVQRGDMVAKGDIVGNTGTTGLAGGDHLHYGVIIGGTPVQPIEWWDGTWMKNNITSKLD, from the coding sequence ATGAAAAAAGAAAGCAGCAAATCGTTTCCTCTGATTCTTACTGTAGTCATAGTCATGCTTGCCCTGGGTGCAGGGGCATTTCTTCTGTTCAAGGACACCGTTCCCCCGACCATTGCCATCGGTCCTGAAATAACAAACGTTGGAAAAGGTTCTCAACTAACCATAACAGTTGCTGATCCAGGCAGTGGTCTCAAAACCCTTGAGATTGTAGGACTTCAGAATGGGAAAACAATTCCTTTGATCAACAAGACATTCCCTGGTGGCGTGATGCAAGTCGAAGAAGTTATCGACCTTGCCAAAGGCCAACTCAAAGAAGGCCAGTTCACCATTCAGGTTAAAACTGAAGACGCCTCTCTCTATCCCTTTGGCGTTTCTGGAGTTGCTACAGCTGAAAGGGCCTACTCTTTCGATGCCACTCCTCCCCGCATCTACGTACAGTCTCATACTAACAATATGAATCAGGGCGGCGCCGGATTCATGGTCTATGCTCTTTCTGAAGAAGCCGATAAGACCGGCATCCGTGTTGGGGAGCGTTTCTTTCCGGGATACCTTCAGTCCGATGACAATGGGAAATACCTCTACTACTGCCTCTTTGCTCATCCGTGGGATACTTCCATTGCCGACTTTAAGCCGGTAATCGAAGCCAGCGACAAGGCAGGAAACATCACCAAGCGTTCTTTCAACTTCCACACGAACGCCCGCAAGTTTCGTCGCGACAAGATCAACCTCTCTGACCGCTTCATGGAGCGGACAATCCCGGAATTTCAAAATGATGTCCCCAGTCAAAAGACACCACTAGAACAGTACCTCTACATCAACAATCAAATCCGCAAAGCAAACAGAGATCAGCTTTTGGAGTTCAGCCGTCAAACCAGCCCTGCCATGATGTGGTCCGGCACCTTCAAGCGTCTGCCCAACGCAGCGAACCGAGCACGTTTTGCAGATGCCCGCGACTACATGTACAAAGGCAAAAAGGTTGACCACCAAACTCATCTTGGACTCGACCTTGCCAGCCTCAAGCACGCGCCTGTTCCTGCAGGTAATGATGGAAAAATCATCTACGCTGATTTTCTAGGTATTTATGGCAACGTCGTTGTAATTGACCATGGTCTTGGGCTTCAGACTCTCTATGCACATCTGAGTTCTATTAGTGTGCAGCGTGGGGATATGGTTGCAAAAGGCGACATCGTCGGCAACACAGGAACAACAGGCTTAGCCGGCGGCGATCACCTGCATTACGGAGTCATCATCGGTGGAACTCCGGTTCAACCCATAGAGTGGTGGGACGGTACATGGATGAAGAACAATATCACTTCAAAGCTGGACTAA
- a CDS encoding cytidine deaminase: MIGIMVMNLFMKTISESLFDTLFEAAKGASGNAYAPYSRFPVGAALLADSGDIYIGCNVENASFGLTNCAERAAIFSAVADGCGPGDFQTLVIYTPGDVSHPPCGACRQVLSEFLSAESVVYSVSEFGKTRKWTMAELLPDSFILPEKERV; the protein is encoded by the coding sequence TTGATTGGAATTATGGTAATGAACCTTTTTATGAAAACGATATCAGAGTCTTTATTTGATACATTGTTTGAAGCAGCAAAAGGAGCATCTGGTAATGCATATGCTCCTTATAGCCGGTTCCCTGTTGGAGCAGCATTGTTGGCTGATAGTGGTGATATCTACATTGGTTGTAATGTTGAAAACGCATCCTTTGGTCTAACAAATTGTGCAGAGAGGGCCGCCATCTTTTCTGCAGTGGCGGATGGGTGTGGCCCTGGTGATTTTCAAACTTTGGTTATCTACACCCCTGGCGATGTGTCGCATCCTCCGTGTGGAGCTTGTCGACAGGTTTTGAGTGAGTTCTTATCTGCTGAATCTGTGGTTTACTCTGTCAGTGAATTCGGAAAAACGCGTAAATGGACTATGGCTGAATTACTGCCTGACTCCTTTATTTTGCCAGAAAAGGAGAGGGTATGA
- the deoA gene encoding thymidine phosphorylase — protein sequence MTLLPQEIIRRKRDGHVLSSDEIQYFIHGLVKGTVTEGQVAALGMAVYFQGMVSEECAALTRAMTESGNVLQWDLDGPVLDKHSTGGVGDLVSLALGPIIAACGGYVPMISGRGLGHTGGTLDKLESIPGYNTVPDNALFRRAVKEAGVAIIGQTGNLAPADGRFYAIRDVTATVESIPLITASILSKKLAAGLDALVMDVKTGSGAFMSEYDDAVSLAESIVSVAEKAQLSTSALVTNMDEPLAPCAGNALEVAETVRYLTGAKRDDRLDGVIMGLCAEMLVLGGIAKDEEEGINLARRALESGAAAERFEHMVFCLGGPSDFMEKSESYLPVAPIKVSVDAQQGGYVSSWDTRQLGLAVVSLGGGRTSVEQSVDHSVGVTEIVRVGESVEVGQPLAVLHCTNETNYDSIVEMVRKSVVISNNPPKPRNIIYRYVRP from the coding sequence ATGACATTGTTGCCACAAGAGATAATTCGCAGAAAGCGTGATGGTCATGTCCTCAGTAGTGATGAGATTCAGTACTTCATTCATGGATTGGTAAAGGGCACGGTTACCGAGGGACAGGTGGCTGCTTTGGGTATGGCTGTTTACTTTCAGGGAATGGTATCGGAAGAGTGTGCTGCTTTGACTCGAGCCATGACTGAATCAGGGAATGTACTCCAGTGGGATTTGGATGGTCCTGTTTTAGATAAACATTCCACTGGTGGAGTTGGTGATTTGGTGAGCTTGGCGCTTGGGCCAATAATCGCTGCATGTGGTGGATATGTCCCCATGATTTCTGGGCGTGGCCTAGGGCACACCGGCGGGACATTGGATAAGTTGGAGTCGATTCCTGGCTACAACACAGTGCCTGATAATGCCCTTTTCCGACGGGCCGTGAAAGAGGCTGGCGTGGCCATCATTGGTCAAACAGGCAATCTCGCTCCGGCGGATGGACGGTTTTATGCCATCCGCGATGTCACTGCTACTGTGGAGTCAATTCCGCTTATTACAGCCTCAATTCTTTCAAAGAAATTGGCTGCGGGATTGGATGCTTTGGTCATGGATGTGAAAACCGGCTCTGGCGCGTTCATGTCGGAGTATGACGACGCTGTGTCTCTGGCCGAATCTATTGTGTCTGTGGCCGAAAAAGCCCAGCTTTCGACTTCTGCTCTGGTGACCAATATGGATGAACCGTTGGCCCCATGTGCAGGAAATGCTTTGGAGGTAGCCGAGACCGTTCGCTACCTAACAGGCGCTAAACGTGATGACCGTCTTGATGGTGTCATTATGGGGCTCTGTGCTGAGATGTTGGTTTTGGGCGGTATAGCAAAAGATGAGGAAGAAGGTATTAATCTGGCGCGTCGGGCTCTAGAGTCTGGTGCCGCTGCAGAGCGTTTTGAGCATATGGTGTTTTGTCTAGGGGGACCTTCTGATTTCATGGAGAAGAGTGAAAGCTATTTGCCTGTCGCTCCTATAAAAGTATCAGTAGATGCTCAACAGGGAGGTTATGTCTCCTCATGGGATACGCGGCAGCTGGGGTTGGCAGTGGTGTCTCTCGGTGGAGGCAGGACGAGTGTTGAACAGTCTGTTGACCATTCGGTGGGAGTGACTGAAATCGTTCGAGTTGGAGAATCTGTTGAAGTGGGGCAGCCTTTGGCTGTGCTGCATTGCACGAATGAAACTAACTATGACTCGATTGTAGAGATGGTCCGAAAGTCTGTTGTTATTTCTAATAATCCCCCAAAGCCTAGAAATATAATTTATCGGTATGTAAGGCCCTGA
- a CDS encoding protein-L-isoaspartate(D-aspartate) O-methyltransferase: MVDPVRSRERMVREQIEARGIRDKAVLDAIRTLPRHLFVEEALAYKAYSDCPLPIGEGQTISQPYIVALMSELLEVKPEMKILEIGTGSGYQAAVLAQMGAEVFTVERIKKLFFSARKRFMDMRMFSVKLKLDDGTMGWPEEAPFDRIIVTAGGPEVPEPLVGQLADNGRMVIPVGGTKRTQELILVEKINGEVKMTNKGGVAFVDLVGSHGW; this comes from the coding sequence ATGGTCGATCCTGTGAGATCCCGAGAACGCATGGTGCGTGAGCAGATAGAGGCGCGAGGTATTCGCGATAAAGCGGTGCTGGACGCCATAAGGACCCTGCCTCGGCATTTGTTCGTTGAAGAAGCTCTGGCGTATAAAGCTTATTCGGATTGTCCGCTTCCTATTGGCGAAGGGCAGACTATTTCTCAGCCGTACATTGTTGCCTTGATGTCTGAGTTGCTTGAAGTGAAGCCTGAAATGAAAATCCTAGAGATTGGTACAGGCTCCGGCTATCAGGCCGCTGTATTGGCTCAAATGGGAGCTGAGGTCTTTACTGTCGAACGTATTAAGAAGCTATTCTTCTCCGCTAGAAAGCGTTTTATGGATATGCGCATGTTTTCGGTGAAGCTCAAGTTGGACGATGGAACTATGGGATGGCCGGAAGAAGCTCCATTTGATCGAATTATCGTCACCGCTGGTGGGCCAGAGGTTCCTGAGCCTTTGGTGGGACAACTGGCTGACAATGGACGAATGGTAATTCCCGTAGGTGGAACAAAGCGGACTCAGGAACTCATTCTTGTTGAGAAAATCAATGGTGAAGTGAAGATGACCAATAAAGGTGGTGTCGCCTTTGTAGATTTGGTCGGTAGTCACGGCTGGTAA
- a CDS encoding Mrp/NBP35 family ATP-binding protein, producing the protein MSNCSSGSCGGSRKDGGKSAKMQIQDEMIRSTLEKIKYKLFVMSGKGGVGKSSVSVNVAAALAAKGFKVGILDVDIHGPSVPTLLGISGTMDMDRGSLVIPKEYNENLHVVSMESLLKDPDQAVLWRGPMKTSAIRQFISDVQWGELDFLVVDSPPGTGDEPMTVLKTIPDALAVVVTTPQEVSLSDVRKSINFLQYAKANVIGVVENMSGLVCPHCHGAIDLFKKGGGEELAEKYGLEFLGAIPLDPATVVAGDLGTPVVLLEEDSFAKKAFTDLADKIAEAVDKSLEAASTTHD; encoded by the coding sequence ATGAGTAATTGCAGTTCAGGCTCCTGTGGGGGCAGCCGCAAAGACGGCGGCAAGAGTGCAAAAATGCAAATCCAGGATGAGATGATTCGTTCAACCCTGGAGAAGATTAAATACAAGCTGTTCGTCATGAGCGGCAAGGGCGGTGTGGGTAAGAGTTCTGTCTCCGTCAATGTCGCCGCAGCATTGGCTGCCAAGGGATTCAAAGTAGGCATTCTTGATGTAGATATTCATGGCCCAAGCGTACCGACCTTGCTTGGCATTTCAGGAACCATGGATATGGATCGAGGCTCTTTAGTTATTCCCAAGGAGTACAATGAGAATCTGCACGTTGTTTCCATGGAGTCATTGCTTAAGGATCCTGATCAGGCAGTATTATGGCGTGGTCCCATGAAGACCTCGGCTATTCGTCAGTTTATTTCCGACGTGCAGTGGGGGGAGTTGGACTTCTTGGTTGTTGACTCGCCCCCAGGTACTGGTGATGAGCCCATGACTGTATTAAAAACCATCCCCGACGCATTGGCTGTGGTTGTTACCACCCCCCAGGAAGTGTCATTGTCTGATGTGCGCAAATCCATTAACTTTCTTCAGTATGCCAAGGCGAATGTTATTGGTGTCGTAGAAAACATGAGTGGACTTGTTTGTCCTCACTGTCATGGGGCTATTGATCTGTTCAAAAAAGGTGGCGGTGAGGAATTGGCTGAGAAATACGGCCTTGAATTTTTAGGTGCTATCCCCTTGGATCCGGCCACTGTCGTGGCTGGCGACTTGGGCACACCTGTGGTATTGCTTGAGGAAGATTCCTTTGCCAAGAAGGCTTTCACTGATCTCGCTGATAAGATTGCAGAAGCAGTTGATAAAAGTCTTGAAGCGGCTTCCACAACTCACGACTAG
- the pgsA gene encoding CDP-diacylglycerol--glycerol-3-phosphate 3-phosphatidyltransferase: MRREIFNLPNCLTMMRILATPIVIFLLYLEMWFQFKYGSYCAFGVYFVACVTDFFDGRIARQQNLITNLGKFLDPLADKLLIGSVLIMLVRMGPDWKVPAWIVIIIICRELAVTGMRAVAAEMGQVVAADKLGKAKTLAQSLAGGFLIFHYPLFGWDPRPLGQGLLWLALVLTVISGGNYLFDFYKKWIANAD; the protein is encoded by the coding sequence ATGAGACGAGAAATATTCAATTTGCCTAATTGCTTGACGATGATGCGGATTTTGGCCACTCCGATCGTCATTTTTCTGCTGTACCTTGAGATGTGGTTTCAGTTTAAATATGGATCCTACTGTGCTTTTGGCGTGTATTTCGTGGCCTGTGTGACCGACTTCTTTGACGGTCGAATTGCACGACAGCAGAATCTCATTACTAATTTGGGCAAGTTCTTGGATCCGTTGGCTGATAAACTGCTTATTGGGTCCGTATTGATTATGCTCGTCCGAATGGGACCAGATTGGAAAGTGCCGGCTTGGATTGTTATCATTATCATTTGTCGAGAATTGGCGGTTACAGGCATGCGAGCCGTAGCTGCCGAAATGGGACAGGTTGTGGCAGCTGACAAACTCGGCAAGGCCAAAACTCTTGCTCAAAGCTTGGCAGGTGGATTTCTTATCTTCCACTATCCGTTGTTTGGTTGGGACCCGCGCCCCTTAGGGCAAGGTTTACTGTGGTTGGCTCTAGTACTGACTGTGATTTCAGGAGGTAATTATCTCTTCGATTTCTACAAGAAGTGGATAGCCAACGCAGACTGA